CAGGGGAAGGGGACGCTCTTCAGCGAGAAGTTCGCCTGTCCCGACTGCAACGTGAGCCTCCCGGAGGTCGCACCGCGGCTGTTCTCCTTCAACAGCCCCCACGGGGCGTGCCCGCAGTGCGACGGGCTGGGGACGACGATCTACTTCGACCCGGAGCTGGTGGTGCCGGACGCGGGCCGGTCGATCCGGCAGGGGGCGATCGCCCCCTGGAGCCGCCGCACGCAGATCTTCTACCACCAGGCGCTCGCCTCGCTGGCGCGGCAGTACGGCTTCCCGCTGGACGTTCCGTTCGGGAAGCTTCCGGAGCGCGTCCGCCACATCGTCCTCTACGGGACTTCGGGGGAGCCGGTCCGCTTCGTCCTCGAGGAGGGGGAGCGGCGGTACGCCTACACCAAGCCGTTCGAAGGGGTGATGAACAACCTGGAGCGCCGCTTCCGGGAGACCGATTCGGAGGACGTCCGCGAGGAGCTCTCCCGGTACATGAACAATCGGCCGTGCCGGGAATGCGGCGGGGCGCGCCTGAAAAAGGAGGCGCTGTGCGTCCGCGTGGGCGGGAAGGGGATCGACGCGGTGACCGCCTTGTCGGTGCGGGAGGCGCTCGAGTTCTTCACGTCCCTTCCGCTGTCCCCGCGGGACGAGAAGATCGCCTCGCGGATCCTCAAGGAGATCCGCGCGCGGCTGTCCTTCCTCGCGAACGTGGGGCTGGATTACCTGAACCTGTCCCGGACCTCGTCAACCCTTTCGGGGGGGGAGGGGCAGCGGATCCGGCTGGCCACCCAGATCGGCGCGTCGCTGATGGGGGTCCTCTACATCCTCGACGAGCCGTCCATCGGGCTGCACCAGCGGGACAACCGGCGGCTCCTCGCCACCCTCACGCAGCTCCGGGACCTTGGGAACACCGTGCTGGTGGTCGAGCACGACGAGGAGACGATCCGGACCGCGGACCACGTGATCGACATGGGGCCGGGGGCGGGGGAGCACGGCGGATACGTGGTGGCGGCCGGCCCGCCGGAGGCGATCGTGCGCTGCGAGGCGTCGCTCACCGGCCAGTATCTCGCGGGGAGGAAGAAGATCCCGGTCCCTCCCCGGCGCCGCCGCTCCAACGGGAACGTCCTCCGGATCGCCGGGTGCCGCGCCAACAACCTGAAGGACATCGACGTGACGATCCCGCTGGGGGTCATCACGTGCGTCACGGGCGTTTCGGGCTCGGGGAAGTCGAGCCTGATCCTCGACACGCTCCACCGGGCGCTGGCCCAGAAGCTGACGGGCGCCCGGGAGCGTCCCGGGGAATATCGCGAGCTCGAGGGGCTGGAGGGCGTGGACAAGGTGATCCACATCGACCAGTCGCCCATCGGCCGGACGCCCCGCTCCAACCCCGCGACCTACTCCGGCGTGTTCACGCCGATCCGGGACCTGTTCGCCATGCTCCCCGAGAGCAAGGCGCGCGGCTATCGCCCCGGCCGCTACTCTTTCAACGTGAAGGGGGGGCGGTGCGAGGCGTGCGAGGGCGACGGCATCCTGAAGATCGAGATGCACTTCATGCCCGACGTGTACGTGACCTGCGAGGAGTGCCGGGGAAGGCGGTACAACCGGGAGACGCTGGAGATCGCCTACAAGGGGAGGAACATCGCCGACGTCCTCGAGATGACCGTCGACCAGGCGCTGGAGTTCCTGTCGCCCATACCCCCGATCCGCCACAAGCTGGAGACGCTGGCGCGCGTGGGGCTGGGGTACATCCGGCTGGGGCAGTCCGCCACCACCCTGTCGGGCGGGGAAGCGCAGCGGGTGAAGCTGGCCCGCGAGCTCTCGCGGCGGGCGACGGGGAAGACGGTCTACCTCCTCGACGAGCCCACGACGGGGCTCCATTTCGACGACATCTCGAAGCTGCTCTCCGTCCTGCACCTCTTTGCGGACTCCGGGAACACCGTCATCATCATCGAGCACAACCTCGACGTCATCAAGTCGGCCGACCACATCGTCGACCTCGGCCCGGAAGGGGGGGACGGGGGCGGCGAGCTGGTGGCGTGCGGCACGCCCGAAGAGGTGGCGCGCGATCCCCGTTCCTTCACGGGGCAGTTCCTGCGGCGGGTCCTGCCGGCGGCGGGGGGTTGACGACCCGCAGGAAACGGTCCGCATTCATTCGGAGAGGAGGGCGCACGGATGCTTGAAACCGCGCTGTTGTTCCTTTCGGGGCTGGGGATAGGGACGGTAGGGACGCTGATCGGGGCCGGCGGCGGCTGGATGATCGTCCCCCTCCTGCTGTTCGGCCTCGGCTTCACGCCGCAGCGGGCGGTGGGCACCTCCCTGGCCGTCGTCTTCCTGAACGCCTTCTCCGGAAGCATCGCCTACATGGTCCAGGGGCGGGTGCTCTACAGGATGGGGCTGCTGTTCGCCGCCGCGACCGTTCCCGGCGCCCTGATCGGGGCCGAGCTTGTCCAGCATCTCGGTTCGCGCTGGTTCATGATGCTCTTCGCGCTCTTCCTTTTTTTCCTTGCCGCTCTCCTGGTCAAGGGCCAGACGATCCTGGGCGGCTCGTATCGGCATCCGGAACCGGAGGAGCTGCGCTCGTGGCGTTCCCGGATCATGTTGACGGGAATGCTGCTCAGCTTCCTCGTCGGGGTGTTGTCGAGCTTCTTCGGGATCGGCGGCGGGATCGTGCACGTGCCTTTCCTCATCGTCATCCTCGGGCTGGCCGTCCACTCGGCCACCGCCACGTCCCACTTCGTCCTTGCGATCACCAGCCTGGTGGGCACGCTGGTCTTCCTGCGCAACGGCCAGGTCGACATCGCCGTCGCCGCCGCGATGGGGGTTGGGGTGCTGCTGGGCGCGCAGGCGGGCGCCCGGCTCTCCACGCGGATGCGCAGCGAGCCCATCCGCCGGATCCTCGCATTCGCGGTGCTGGTGTTCGCCGTCGGAATCATCCTGCGCAACGTGCTCGGGTGAAAGCGCGCTCTCGGGATTCCGTGTTCCGCCCTTTTTGAAAAAAAATGCCCGCGGGTTTCCCCGCGGGCATCGGGATCGGTACGGCCGGCGCTGCCGGCCTATCGGTTTTTCGGGTTCCTCGGATCTCCCTTGTAGCCCAGCGCCTTCCAGTCCATCCGCCCCTTCTCTCCGTGGCAGTCGGCGCACTTGAGCGCCTTGTCCTTCGGGTTCACCATGTGGTTCACGGGCCAGACCATGGAAGTCTCCACGAATCCGTACTTGCCGCTGTAGGGCTGGCCGGCCGCCTTCATGCCGGCGGCGATGGCCAGGTTCCAGTCGTACTTCACCCAGTAGGCGTCGCTGCCCGGGGGGCCGAAGACGTTCACGTAGGCGATCGTGTTATTCCCGCTGTCGTACGCCTGTTTTCCGCGCATGACCTTGAAGGGATAGATCTTCGCGGCAGGATCCTTCCGGTCTCCCCGGGCGGCGGAGAGCGCCACGGTTTTGGAAGGATCGATCCTGTCGCCCGCGAGGTACCGGTCGATCGTCCCGTTGTACCAGAAGTAGGAAGGGACCACGTCCTTTTCCCACTTGAAGTCGCCCTTCATCCTGTCGTAGAGCTTCTCTCCGTACTTGTCCTTCGGCACGTCCTCGGGCTTCACGTCCCTGCCCGCCGTGGACCAGTCCCACCAGACCTTGGTCGGCCGGTCCTTGGCGAAGGTGGAGATGTGGCAGGTCTGGCAGGCCACCCTGGCGGCGTGACGGTTCAGGGCCGCGTTTTTATGCGCGTCGGCCTTGTGGCAGTCGGTGCATCCCATCGCCCGGGGGCCGGAGCCGACGGAGACGGAGACCGCCTGCCCCTTCATCGTGTGGTTGTCGGACTTGTGGCATTCCTGGCAGGCCATCTTCTTCGGCCCGCCCATGTGGACGTCGATGTCCGCGGTCGGGTTCGTCATGGAGCTGTCCAGGTCGCCGTGCTTGACGTGGTCGCCCCCGCCCCCGTAGAAGTGGCAGGAGCCGCAGGTCGCCCGCGACGGGGCGCCGACGGACTGCGCCGCCTTCACGAGATCGACCGGCTTCCACGGTTTCCCCTTGGGGAACTCCTTCGTCTCCCCCTCGTAGACCGGGTGCCCGGCCCCGGCAGGGAATTTTTTATACGTCCCGGTCGTGTCGTGGCAAACGAGGCAGTCCACGTTCTCGGCCTTCGTGAAGTCGAAGGAGGCGTCCTTCCACCCGTATCCGGCGTGGCAGCTCGTGCAGCGGGGCCAATTGGAGGGAAGGGCGATGCAGAAGTTGTTCAGGGCGTTCGCCTTGCCCAGCTCCACCTTCTTCCCGTCCAGTTCCTGCGCGCGGGACCAGGTCCAGTGGACGGTCTTCATGAAGTCCTTCGTTTCCTTCTCGTGGCACTCGATGCACTTCTTCGTGACTTCCGGGCCGTTCCGGAACGGGCCGTTCCCCACGTAATCCGCATGGGTTGCGGCGGCCGCGGCCGAGGCCAGCGCGATGCCGGCCGAAAGGACCGCCGATACGATCCATCGACGATGCGATTTCATGTCTACCACTCCTCCTTCTGTTTTTCCGCCATCTTGTCGAAATAGATCGCGGCGCTCGTGAGCCGTTTCCGTTCCTTGTCGGTATACCCGAGCGACCGGAAATCCAGCACGCCGTTGCGGGCATGGCAGTTGGCGCAGGTCAGCGCGTGTTCCCGGGTAACGAGATGGTTGCTGCCGAAATACACGGTCTGCCATCCGGGCGCCGGATCGTACCCGCGGATCCCGAGGGTCCTCGCGGCCGAGGCGACGCCCGCCAGCGTGTCTCCCGTGGCCATGGGCGGAGCGAAATCCATCGAGAGGAGCCGCCCGGTCTTCCGGTCGAAATAGGCCTTTCCCTCGAAGATCTTGAACGGGTAAATCCTGCTCTTCCCGTCCTTCTGTTCCCCTTTCGGGCCGATGAAGCCGGGCGTGTTCCGGACATTGCCGTTGTACCAGGCGTACACCGGCGCCGTTTCGTTGGCCTCCCTGTGGAGCGTCGTGGGCTCGAAAAAGCCGTCGGAGCCCTGGGTCCAGCGCGTGAAGTCCTTGGCGAACGCCCCGCCCGTCCTCGGGATGTGGCAGGTCTGGCAGGCGATCCGCGCCGTGTGCCGGTTCAGATCCTCGTCCTTGTGCGCCTTCCCGTCGTGGCAGTCCGCGCAGGAGATCCGCACGCCGTCGTTGGCCCAGTTGTTCGGATCGAAACCGGTCGGGATCCGATGGTTCTTCGCGGCGTGGCAGTCCACGCACACCATTCCCTTCTTCGCGTGGACGTCGGTCTCCCCGGTGAAGGAGAAGCCCCGCTTGACCAGGACCCCCCCTCCGGCCGACTCGTGGCACACCATGCAGTTCTTGACTCCGGGCTTTCCCACGGCCATCGCCGCCTTCGCGGACCGGTCCTGTCCCAGGACGATCCGGCCCGCATCGTCCTTGAACGGCTTGCGCAGTCTGTAGTCGTATTGGGACGAGTGGCAGACGAGACAGTCGATCGCGTTCTCCGCCTCCTTTCCCGCGCTTCCCACGTCGCTGACGTGGTTTCCCGGGTGGCAGCTGTTGCACCCGGTGAATTTCGTCTTTCCCGTTTTCGGGCTCGGGGGGATCTCCTTCAGGTCGTTCACGATGTCGTTTCCGTTGCACATCGTATAGATGCGGTTCTTCATCCCGTATTCCTTCCCGGGTTCCAGCCCCTCGACGTTGGGCGCGGGGGACGCGTGCTTCCAGTGCACGGTGGAAAGGAATTCCTTCGCCCTTCCGGGATGGCAGCCCTGCGCCTCGCACGTCGAGGGGCCCTGGTAGCCGTTCCGCTCGATGTACGCCTTGCCGGGATGCTCCTTCGCCTGCGCGGCGTGCGCGGCGGCCAGCGTCAGCGCCAGGACGATCAGGTACCGTTTCAAGTTCCTTCCCTCCCCCGGTCAGCAGCCGGCCGTCTTCCGGAAATATCTGCTGACGTTCTTTCCGTCCTTCACCTCGTACTTCAGCCGGATCTCGTCTCCCGGATTGATCCGGTGGTCCTTGAACTTGTCCAGCGTCAGGTCGTCGTTGACGATCACCGTCACCGGTTCGCCGGTCTTGTTGTCCTTGAGCGTCACCGTGGCGGTCTTGGCGTCCGCCCCGGCGATGTCGATCTTCGTGATGACGCCCACCATCTTGATCTCGTCCGCCGAGGCGGGGACGGGGGCGCAGAGCGCCGCCGCGAGGACGGCGAACAGCAGGGATACGGCCGTAAAGCGTCGCATGGGGTTCTCCTTCGGGGATTCCGTTCGGGGTTGCGTTCCTAGAACTTCACTTCGAGCGTCGCGTAAAGGTCCGTCGCCCGGCTCAGCGGGGTGAGCATCTGCGCGTTCAGGGGGCTGGCCGTAAGCTCCGAGATCTTCACTGGGGCGCCGACCCAGTTGTTGGTGCCGGTGTACTCGAAGTCGTAATACTGGAACCCCACGCGGAAGAACGTCTTCGAAACGTACGAGGAGATCGGCGCAGCGTTGAATTCCTGGATCGCGTACAGCTCGTAGACGTTCCCGCGGGTGCCGAGCTTGCTCGTCCAGATGTCGTCGCCGGCCGGAACGAAGGTGATCCAGTTCTTCGAGCCTCGGTTGAACTCCGCGCCGATCTTGGTGCGGGTCGCGGTGATGTCGTAGCGGGCCCCGAGGTAGATCGCGTTGCCCGTCTTCGACTCGACGACGCCCGAGTGAAGGAGCCCGGCGCCGGTGTCGACTCCCCCGAACACCACCGTGTTCGCGTTCGGGTGCGTCTTGGAAACGGCGGCGCTGGCGAACAGGTTGAGCGTTCCGGGGCCGGTCTTCTTCAGGGTGCTGAGCGCGGTCACGCCGAGCCAGTCGATGTCGCCGAGATCGGCCGCCGGGCGGAGAGGCCCGAGGGTGGATTCGGCGAACACGGGGAAGTCGAAGATGTTCATTCCCCGGTTGTACTGGACGTCCAGGAACAGGGGGTCCGTGTCGTAGGGGACGACGGAGATCCCGATCATGTCGGTGTCCCGGAGGTTGGTGTTCGCCGAAGACGATGTCGTAAAGCCGTTCTCGAACCCGCGGCCGTAGCACAGCTTCGCGTAGGCGCCCGGGAGCGCCTCGATGTCCGGCGCGTATCCGAGCGTCATGCCGTCGAAGGCGTAGTCCACGAGCAGGGCGGGAATGCCGCTGACGCCGGGCCTCTCGTCGTTCTGGCGCAGGTGGGAGGGGATCCCGTTGGTCGAGGGGCGGCGCCCCACGGAGAACCAGATCGGCTGGTCGAGGATGTTCGACCAGGTGGCGAACACCTGGTCCACCGTGAGCTTGCCGTCGCCGGGAACGTGCCCCTGCGTCCCGTCGAATACCCCGATGCGGTCGGCGAAGAACGTCCCCGACGTTGCGGTGGAGTCGCCGTTGCCGAACGTCTTGTACATGAGCAGCCGGGCGGTCACCGTGACGTCCCTGGCGGCCCTTGCCTTGAGGTTCAGGCCGAACCGGTTGGTGTAGAGGACGTCGTTCTCCACGGTTGCCGCCTGCCTCATCGGCGGCGGCCCGACCTGGCCGCCGAGTTGCCAGGCAAGGATGTCCGCGAAAGCGAAATGGCTGGGAACCTTGGCGGAGAGGGAGTCCACCCGGAACCGGTAGTCGCCGCCGATCGTCAGCCAGTCGGAGATCCGCTTTTTGCCTTCTTTCTGCGACTGCACCTGCTGCTGGAGGGCCTTCACCTCTTTCGACAACGCTTCCACTTTCTGCTGGAGTCCTTCGTCGGCGCCGAAGGACGCCGCCGGCAGCGCCAGCGCCGCCGACAAAATCGTCGTTAATAGTATCGAACCTTTCCTGCTCATGCACGTGCTCCTTTCGGGGCTGCAATTGGGCTGAAACATTCGGCCAAGACGTTGCGAATGCCGTGCCATGCGGGAAGCTACGCCGAAGTCGCCGAAAACAATGATGATTTTGGAATAGCGCCGGGCCCCGTCCAATCCGCAGGAATGTTTCGCGCGTTTCACCGGATCGGCGCTTCTATGGCTCTGTCGCGAAACGGCGAAAATACGCCTGTCGTTGCCGCGTATTGCGGAGGGAAACCCGGAAATGTTTCATGATGGAACAACGTTGCGTCGAAGAAACATTTATGAAACGTTTTCGGAGGATCCGTGCCATAATCCAATGATGGATTCGTTCGATACCCTGCTTCTCGGCTCGCTGTCCGACGGCGTTGTCGCCCTCTCTCCGGACGGGACCATCCGGTACGCCAACCGTTCGTTCCTGGAGCGCTGGGGCTACCGGCTCGAGGAGATCGTCGGGAAACGGTGCAGCGACATCGTCCGGGAGTCGATCTGCGACGCCGGCTGCCCCTTTGCGGAGGTCCTCGCCACGGGGAAACCCGTGGACCGGTTCGACGTGGAGATCCGGGGGAGGGATGGGGAGGAAATGAGCGCCTGCATCAACTTCACCCCCCTCAAGGACGAATCGGGACGGGTCATCGCGGTGGCCGAGGTGATCCGGGACATCACCAAGCTCAAGGAGCTCAAGGACAACCTGAAGAAGGCGAGCTCCATGTACCAGATGGAGCGGATCAAGACCCGGACGATCCTCGACAACATCCCCGCCGGCGTCTATACGGTGAACCCGGAGATGGAGCTGCTTTCCGTCAATCCGGCGCTCGAACGGATCACGGGGTACCGCGCGGAGGAGGTGATCGGCCGGAAGTGCGCGGAGGTCTTCCGTTCCGATTTCTGCGACGCCGGCTGCCCCCTGAAGCGGTCGATGCGCACCGGCGAGACGCTCCGCGGCGTCGAGCTGAGCCTCCGGGCCAAAGACGGATCCGTCGTCCCCATCTCCGCGAGCACGGCGGCA
This sequence is a window from Thermodesulfobacteriota bacterium. Protein-coding genes within it:
- a CDS encoding cytochrome c3 family protein, producing the protein MKRYLIVLALTLAAAHAAQAKEHPGKAYIERNGYQGPSTCEAQGCHPGRAKEFLSTVHWKHASPAPNVEGLEPGKEYGMKNRIYTMCNGNDIVNDLKEIPPSPKTGKTKFTGCNSCHPGNHVSDVGSAGKEAENAIDCLVCHSSQYDYRLRKPFKDDAGRIVLGQDRSAKAAMAVGKPGVKNCMVCHESAGGGVLVKRGFSFTGETDVHAKKGMVCVDCHAAKNHRIPTGFDPNNWANDGVRISCADCHDGKAHKDEDLNRHTARIACQTCHIPRTGGAFAKDFTRWTQGSDGFFEPTTLHREANETAPVYAWYNGNVRNTPGFIGPKGEQKDGKSRIYPFKIFEGKAYFDRKTGRLLSMDFAPPMATGDTLAGVASAARTLGIRGYDPAPGWQTVYFGSNHLVTREHALTCANCHARNGVLDFRSLGYTDKERKRLTSAAIYFDKMAEKQKEEW
- a CDS encoding tetrathionate reductase family octaheme c-type cytochrome, with amino-acid sequence MKSHRRWIVSAVLSAGIALASAAAAATHADYVGNGPFRNGPEVTKKCIECHEKETKDFMKTVHWTWSRAQELDGKKVELGKANALNNFCIALPSNWPRCTSCHAGYGWKDASFDFTKAENVDCLVCHDTTGTYKKFPAGAGHPVYEGETKEFPKGKPWKPVDLVKAAQSVGAPSRATCGSCHFYGGGGDHVKHGDLDSSMTNPTADIDVHMGGPKKMACQECHKSDNHTMKGQAVSVSVGSGPRAMGCTDCHKADAHKNAALNRHAARVACQTCHISTFAKDRPTKVWWDWSTAGRDVKPEDVPKDKYGEKLYDRMKGDFKWEKDVVPSYFWYNGTIDRYLAGDRIDPSKTVALSAARGDRKDPAAKIYPFKVMRGKQAYDSGNNTIAYVNVFGPPGSDAYWVKYDWNLAIAAGMKAAGQPYSGKYGFVETSMVWPVNHMVNPKDKALKCADCHGEKGRMDWKALGYKGDPRNPKNR
- a CDS encoding DUF3373 domain-containing protein gives rise to the protein MSRKGSILLTTILSAALALPAASFGADEGLQQKVEALSKEVKALQQQVQSQKEGKKRISDWLTIGGDYRFRVDSLSAKVPSHFAFADILAWQLGGQVGPPPMRQAATVENDVLYTNRFGLNLKARAARDVTVTARLLMYKTFGNGDSTATSGTFFADRIGVFDGTQGHVPGDGKLTVDQVFATWSNILDQPIWFSVGRRPSTNGIPSHLRQNDERPGVSGIPALLVDYAFDGMTLGYAPDIEALPGAYAKLCYGRGFENGFTTSSSANTNLRDTDMIGISVVPYDTDPLFLDVQYNRGMNIFDFPVFAESTLGPLRPAADLGDIDWLGVTALSTLKKTGPGTLNLFASAAVSKTHPNANTVVFGGVDTGAGLLHSGVVESKTGNAIYLGARYDITATRTKIGAEFNRGSKNWITFVPAGDDIWTSKLGTRGNVYELYAIQEFNAAPISSYVSKTFFRVGFQYYDFEYTGTNNWVGAPVKISELTASPLNAQMLTPLSRATDLYATLEVKF
- a CDS encoding sulfite exporter TauE/SafE family protein encodes the protein MLETALLFLSGLGIGTVGTLIGAGGGWMIVPLLLFGLGFTPQRAVGTSLAVVFLNAFSGSIAYMVQGRVLYRMGLLFAAATVPGALIGAELVQHLGSRWFMMLFALFLFFLAALLVKGQTILGGSYRHPEPEELRSWRSRIMLTGMLLSFLVGVLSSFFGIGGGIVHVPFLIVILGLAVHSATATSHFVLAITSLVGTLVFLRNGQVDIAVAAAMGVGVLLGAQAGARLSTRMRSEPIRRILAFAVLVFAVGIILRNVLG
- the uvrA gene encoding excinuclease ABC subunit UvrA; the encoded protein is MALDRIVVRGAREHNLKNIDVEIPRDRLVVVTGVSGSGKSSLAFDTIYAEGQRRYVESLSAYARQFLEQMEKPDVDVIEGLSPAISIEQKSVSKNPRSTVGTVTEIYDYLRLLFASVGVVHCPSCGKEIRQQTVTQIVDAVMGLGEGTRVQLLSPVVRGRKGEYRKELAKLARDGYSRVLVDGEMRDPAEPIELDRKRKHDIDVVVDRLKVSEGARGRLADSTALCLKLSDGLVRVVDEQGKGTLFSEKFACPDCNVSLPEVAPRLFSFNSPHGACPQCDGLGTTIYFDPELVVPDAGRSIRQGAIAPWSRRTQIFYHQALASLARQYGFPLDVPFGKLPERVRHIVLYGTSGEPVRFVLEEGERRYAYTKPFEGVMNNLERRFRETDSEDVREELSRYMNNRPCRECGGARLKKEALCVRVGGKGIDAVTALSVREALEFFTSLPLSPRDEKIASRILKEIRARLSFLANVGLDYLNLSRTSSTLSGGEGQRIRLATQIGASLMGVLYILDEPSIGLHQRDNRRLLATLTQLRDLGNTVLVVEHDEETIRTADHVIDMGPGAGEHGGYVVAAGPPEAIVRCEASLTGQYLAGRKKIPVPPRRRRSNGNVLRIAGCRANNLKDIDVTIPLGVITCVTGVSGSGKSSLILDTLHRALAQKLTGARERPGEYRELEGLEGVDKVIHIDQSPIGRTPRSNPATYSGVFTPIRDLFAMLPESKARGYRPGRYSFNVKGGRCEACEGDGILKIEMHFMPDVYVTCEECRGRRYNRETLEIAYKGRNIADVLEMTVDQALEFLSPIPPIRHKLETLARVGLGYIRLGQSATTLSGGEAQRVKLARELSRRATGKTVYLLDEPTTGLHFDDISKLLSVLHLFADSGNTVIIIEHNLDVIKSADHIVDLGPEGGDGGGELVACGTPEEVARDPRSFTGQFLRRVLPAAGG